The proteins below are encoded in one region of Triticum aestivum cultivar Chinese Spring chromosome 1B, IWGSC CS RefSeq v2.1, whole genome shotgun sequence:
- the LOC123099179 gene encoding elongation factor Tu, mitochondrial-like, whose protein sequence is MATFAGAKPHVNVGTIGHVGHGKTTLTAAITKVLAEAGSFQVQPVAYAQIDKPPEEEARGIAVSMARVEYETAKRHYTHVDCPGHADYVKIMITGAAQMDCGILVVSTMDGLMPQTREHIILARQVGVPSLVCFLNNVDLVGDEDEDLIELVEMEIRELLSFYKFPGDEIPIIRGSALVALEGRDEETGKNAILKLMDAVDSYIPDPVRVLDKSFLMPVEGIFSIQGCATVVTGRIEQGMIETGEDVEVIGLTEGDPVKTTVTGVEMFKKMIDHGEAGENVGLLLRGLKRGDVHRGQVVCKPGTVKSYKKFEAQIYVLTKDEGGRHTAFFSNYRPQFYFRTADIGGKIELPPDVKMVMPGDNITAIFELMLPVPLEPGLRFALREGGRTVGVGVVTEVMS, encoded by the exons ATGGCGACCTTCGCCGGCGC GAAGCCCCACGTGAACGTCGGCACCATCGGGCACGTCGGCCACGGCAAGACCACGCTCACCGCCGCGATCACCAAG GTGCTGGCCGAGGCGGGGAGCTTTCAGGTTCAGCCGGTGGCGTACGCCCAGATCGACAAGCCTCCCGAGGAGGAAGCTAGAGGAATCGCCGTCTCCATG GCTCGTGTCGAGTACGAGACCGCTAAGAGGCACTACACCCACGTGGACTGTCCGGGGCATGCCGACTACGTCAAG ATCATGATCACGGGAGCTGCTCAAATGGATTGCGGTATTCTCGTCGTGTCAACTATGGATGGCCTGATGCCACAAACAAGGGAGCATATTATTCTAGCTCGACAG GTTGGTGTGCCATCACTTGTTTGTTTCTTGAACAATGTTGATTTGGTTGGAGATGAAGATGAAGATTTAATAGAATTAGTGGAGATGGAGATTCGAG AGCTCCTCAGTTTCTACAAGTTCCCCGGCGATGAGATTCCTATCATCCGTGGATCTGCTTTGGTAGCCTTGGAAGGAAGAGATGAGGAGACCGGAAAGAATGCTATTTTAAAACTGATGGATGCCGTCGATTCATACATCCCAGATCCTGTGAGGGTGCTTGATAAGTCTTTCTTGATGCCAGTTGAAGGAATTTTCTCAATTCAG GGTTGTGCTACTGTAGTGACCGGACGTATTGAACAAGGGATGATTGAAACTGGTGAGGATGTTGAGGTCATAGGTTTGACGGAG GGCGATCCCGTGAAGACTACAGTTACTGGTGTTGAGATGTTCAAAAAGATGATAGATCATGGTGAG GCTGGTGAAAATGTTGGACTTCTTCTCCGCGGTCTTAAGCGTGGTGATGTCCATCGTGGCCAG GTGGTTTGCAAACCCGGGACTGTAAAGTCATACAAAAAGTTTGAGGCCCAAATTTACGTCCTTACCAAGGATGAAGGTGGTCGCCACACTGCCTTCTTCTCCAATTACAGACCACAATTCTACTTCAGGACAGCTGATATCGGTGGGAAAATCGAGTTGCCTCCGGACGTGAAAATGGTTATGCCTGGTGACAATATAACTGCAATCTTCGAGTTGATGTTGCCTGTTCCACTCGAACCAG GCCTAAGATTTGCACTAAGGGAAGGAGGAAGGACCGTCGGCGTCGGAGTCGTCACTGAAGTCATGAGCTAA